In a single window of the Halobacteriovorax sp. DA5 genome:
- a CDS encoding asparaginase domain-containing protein: protein MENHVQDIQLISTGGTIEKSYSESDGSLKNRDSFIRQTIIDRLRLPYTKLHIMNIINKDSLYFTDYDRQVLLKTIKAQLEKNIPLIVLHGTDTMAKSAQFVYDALDGAKDLQVPIIFTGAMKPMGFVDSDAFQNVTESLYAARIVEAGVYISFHGQLFKVPGVRKNHAKRTFEYTQD, encoded by the coding sequence ATGGAAAACCATGTTCAAGATATTCAATTAATTTCAACAGGTGGAACAATAGAGAAGTCCTATAGCGAGAGCGATGGTTCATTAAAGAATCGAGATTCTTTTATTCGCCAGACTATCATTGACCGTCTAAGGCTTCCTTATACGAAGCTTCACATAATGAATATTATCAATAAAGACTCGCTGTATTTCACTGATTATGATCGTCAGGTTTTGCTTAAGACAATAAAGGCGCAGTTGGAGAAAAATATTCCTCTAATCGTGTTGCATGGAACTGATACCATGGCAAAGTCTGCACAATTTGTTTATGACGCTCTTGACGGCGCAAAAGACTTGCAAGTTCCAATCATTTTCACTGGAGCGATGAAGCCTATGGGCTTTGTTGATAGTGATGCCTTTCAAAATGTTACAGAAAGTCTTTATGCTGCTAGAATAGTAGAAGCAGGTGTGTATATTTCTTTTCACGGGCAACTTTTTAAAGTTCCTGGTGTGAGAAAGAATCATGCAAAGCGTACGTTTGAATATACTCAAGACTAA
- the htpG gene encoding molecular chaperone HtpG, which translates to MTNRTGQISVATSDIFPIIKKWLYSEHDIFIRELIANASDAITKRATLARQTGDELPTGRISVKVNKDAKTITVTDNGIGMSEEEVEKYIAQLAFSGAEEFVKKMEEVGGESDNDIIGKFGLGFYSAFMVAKKVEVDSLSMTKGSTATKWSCEGDTEYTFSDSDKKEVGTTITLHIAEDSEEFLNKWKLNETLSNHCDFMPYEIALLDEANKEDTETIVNDTKPIWKRDPKELTDEDYKGLYRKLFPMDGEPLFWIHLNVDHPFTLNGILFFPKYNPMKPVGDKNIRLYCRQVFVSDNVKNIIPEFLGLLKGAIDSHDIPLNVSRSSLQGDPNIRKISNYIVKKVAEALKLLNKKDRAKYESIWNDIGLFVKYGCVSDEKFDDLMRERVLFKTNEGQFVTLNEYLESVPADYAEKMAGKILYFEKDAANQSLLAQLKEAGIKALETDNHIDPHFIQHSEMKKFKKGEEEVEIKFVSVDSEIENLLASEATSENDIKVKEMFAKFLGIKLEEKEGEAPASKGLEIGRMANAQTPAYFKVDESMKRFAQMTQSMGGDHQFPIKKTLVVNTTNPLVQSAFKIHTSGKNEDLAKKLCQHVEDLAGISSEGLKPEERDLFVKRSQDLISELSNHIN; encoded by the coding sequence ATGACTAATCGCACAGGACAAATCTCTGTTGCAACAAGCGACATTTTTCCAATTATTAAGAAATGGCTTTATTCAGAACACGATATCTTCATCCGCGAGCTGATTGCCAACGCAAGTGATGCCATCACAAAGCGCGCCACACTTGCACGTCAAACGGGAGATGAGCTTCCTACTGGAAGAATTTCTGTAAAAGTAAATAAAGACGCAAAAACAATCACGGTTACTGATAACGGGATTGGAATGAGCGAAGAAGAAGTTGAAAAATACATTGCTCAACTGGCTTTTTCTGGAGCTGAAGAGTTCGTAAAAAAAATGGAAGAAGTTGGCGGCGAATCAGATAATGATATTATCGGTAAATTCGGACTTGGTTTCTATTCAGCATTTATGGTTGCAAAAAAAGTTGAAGTTGACTCTCTTTCAATGACTAAAGGCTCAACAGCAACAAAATGGTCTTGCGAAGGTGATACAGAATACACTTTCTCTGATTCTGATAAAAAAGAAGTTGGTACAACGATTACACTTCACATTGCTGAAGACTCTGAAGAGTTTCTAAACAAGTGGAAACTAAATGAGACTCTATCTAACCACTGTGATTTTATGCCATATGAAATTGCATTATTAGATGAAGCAAATAAAGAAGATACTGAAACAATTGTAAATGACACAAAACCTATCTGGAAGCGTGATCCTAAGGAATTAACTGATGAGGACTACAAAGGTCTCTATCGTAAATTATTTCCAATGGACGGAGAGCCCCTATTTTGGATTCACCTAAATGTTGATCACCCATTTACATTAAACGGGATTTTATTCTTCCCAAAATACAACCCAATGAAGCCAGTTGGTGATAAGAATATTCGTCTATACTGTCGCCAAGTATTCGTTTCTGATAACGTAAAAAATATTATTCCAGAGTTCTTAGGACTTCTTAAAGGTGCTATTGACTCTCATGACATCCCACTTAACGTATCAAGATCATCTCTACAAGGTGATCCAAATATTAGAAAGATTTCAAATTATATTGTTAAGAAAGTTGCAGAGGCCCTAAAACTTCTTAATAAGAAAGATAGAGCAAAGTATGAAAGCATCTGGAATGATATTGGGCTATTCGTAAAATATGGTTGTGTATCAGATGAGAAATTTGATGATTTAATGCGTGAGCGAGTACTATTTAAAACTAATGAAGGACAATTTGTTACACTAAACGAATACCTTGAATCAGTACCTGCTGACTACGCTGAGAAAATGGCCGGAAAAATTCTCTACTTTGAAAAAGATGCGGCCAACCAATCTCTTCTAGCTCAACTTAAAGAAGCTGGAATTAAGGCCTTAGAGACAGATAATCATATCGATCCACACTTCATCCAACACTCGGAAATGAAGAAATTCAAAAAGGGTGAAGAAGAAGTTGAAATCAAATTTGTAAGTGTTGATTCTGAAATAGAAAACCTACTTGCAAGTGAAGCAACTTCTGAAAACGACATTAAAGTCAAAGAGATGTTTGCGAAATTCCTTGGTATTAAACTAGAAGAAAAAGAAGGTGAAGCACCGGCAAGTAAGGGACTTGAGATTGGCCGCATGGCAAATGCTCAAACTCCTGCATATTTTAAAGTTGATGAGTCGATGAAACGCTTTGCTCAAATGACTCAGTCAATGGGTGGCGATCACCAATTCCCTATTAAGAAAACACTTGTCGTTAATACGACAAATCCACTAGTTCAAAGTGCATTCAAGATCCACACAAGTGGTAAGAATGAAGACCTAGCAAAGAAACTTTGTCAGCATGTTGAAGACCTAGCGGGTATCTCAAGTGAAGGACTAAAACCAGAAGAGCGCGATCTATTCGTAAAGCGTTCTCAAGATCTTATTAGCGAATTATCAAATCACATAAACTAA
- a CDS encoding TraR/DksA family transcriptional regulator produces MNIEQKEHFKNLFINLKNQLVSTTGSVEQVLTNETSGDIIDQTSNERDAQLKLKLMGRDKFLLNKVNRALEKIASGTFGECEECGEEISIKRLHARPIATCCISCKEELEREENSRTYEKRSHTNGNAMSAHNKNVAFKHADGMDESTNVVSIETFARSFDEKNAAF; encoded by the coding sequence ATGAACATTGAACAAAAAGAACACTTCAAAAACTTATTCATTAATCTTAAAAATCAGCTGGTCAGTACTACAGGAAGTGTCGAGCAAGTATTAACTAACGAGACTAGCGGTGACATTATCGACCAAACTTCTAATGAGAGAGATGCTCAACTAAAGCTAAAGCTTATGGGAAGAGATAAATTTCTACTTAACAAAGTTAATCGTGCTCTAGAAAAAATTGCAAGCGGTACTTTTGGAGAGTGTGAGGAGTGTGGAGAAGAGATCTCTATCAAAAGATTACATGCTAGACCAATCGCTACTTGTTGTATCTCTTGTAAAGAAGAGCTTGAAAGAGAAGAAAATTCTCGTACATATGAAAAGAGATCACATACAAACGGAAATGCAATGAGTGCACATAATAAGAACGTAGCATTTAAACATGCAGACGGTATGGATGAAAGTACAAATGTTGTTTCAATTGAAACTTTTGCAAGAAGCTTTGATGAGAAGAATGCAGCATTTTAA
- a CDS encoding FliG C-terminal domain-containing protein produces MSKGSKESGFEAILEAISLMNKEEKETLISNITKMDFELADKLRASMYRLKDLQFITPQMMSEFLREVKVESLGNALKLEREEDRQGILAKLPKGIREDILFFIQKKVPKSQALEAHQEVMIIYSKMIDDERLIISRDDKLV; encoded by the coding sequence ATGTCGAAAGGTTCTAAAGAGTCGGGCTTTGAAGCAATTCTTGAGGCCATCTCTTTAATGAATAAAGAAGAGAAGGAAACTCTTATTTCTAATATCACAAAGATGGACTTTGAATTAGCAGATAAATTACGTGCGAGTATGTATCGTTTAAAAGATCTGCAATTTATCACACCACAGATGATGAGCGAGTTCTTAAGAGAAGTAAAAGTTGAAAGCTTAGGAAATGCCTTAAAGCTAGAAAGGGAAGAAGACCGACAGGGGATTCTTGCAAAACTTCCTAAAGGCATCCGAGAAGATATTCTTTTCTTTATCCAGAAAAAAGTTCCAAAGTCTCAGGCCCTAGAAGCACACCAGGAAGTCATGATAATCTATTCAAAGATGATCGATGATGAACGCTTGATTATCTCTCGAGACGATAAACTCGTTTAA
- the rfaD gene encoding ADP-glyceromanno-heptose 6-epimerase: MILVTGGAGFIGSVLVAKLNELGRDDIIIVDRFDHDQKWKNLKGVKYAEYFHADEFIDIQLEEVHKQISCIYHMGACSSTTEMDMDYLMTNNVGHSKFYFDLACDLNIPYIYASSAATYGDGELGYEDKEEELGKLRPLNPYGYSKQLFDEWVLNQTDRPKHWFGLKFFNVYGPNEYHKEEMRSLVHKAYEQINEVGKVKLFKSHKEGYEDGKQLRDFVYVKDVVNAMIELSEKEMAKHSGIYNIGTGRADSFLNLVNQTFIAMGREPNVEFIDMPMHLRNQYQYYTQADMDKFRRILPNFEFRIVDDGVADYVKNHLMKDNPYVERF, encoded by the coding sequence GTGATCTTAGTTACAGGTGGCGCTGGATTTATTGGAAGTGTTCTTGTTGCAAAGCTTAACGAACTCGGACGTGATGATATCATTATTGTCGACCGCTTTGATCATGATCAGAAGTGGAAGAATTTAAAAGGCGTTAAATATGCTGAATATTTTCATGCTGATGAGTTTATCGACATTCAATTAGAAGAAGTTCATAAGCAGATTTCTTGTATCTATCACATGGGTGCTTGCTCATCCACAACTGAGATGGATATGGATTATCTGATGACTAATAATGTTGGTCATTCAAAGTTCTATTTTGACCTGGCATGTGATTTAAATATTCCATATATCTATGCATCTTCTGCGGCCACTTATGGTGACGGTGAGCTTGGCTATGAAGACAAAGAGGAGGAGCTTGGAAAGCTTCGCCCTCTAAATCCTTATGGTTACTCTAAGCAATTATTTGATGAGTGGGTTCTAAATCAAACTGATCGTCCAAAACATTGGTTTGGCCTTAAATTTTTTAATGTCTATGGCCCTAATGAGTATCATAAGGAAGAGATGCGCTCTCTTGTCCATAAAGCATACGAACAGATAAATGAAGTTGGAAAGGTTAAGCTCTTTAAGTCGCACAAAGAAGGGTATGAGGATGGTAAGCAGCTTCGTGACTTTGTTTATGTTAAAGATGTTGTTAATGCCATGATTGAGCTATCTGAGAAGGAGATGGCGAAGCACTCTGGTATTTATAATATTGGAACAGGTCGAGCCGATAGCTTTCTTAATCTCGTGAATCAAACGTTCATTGCAATGGGACGTGAGCCAAACGTTGAATTTATCGATATGCCTATGCATCTTCGTAATCAATATCAATACTACACTCAAGCAGATATGGATAAATTTAGAAGAATACTTCCAAACTTCGAATTTCGTATCGTAGATGATGGTGTAGCCGACTATGTAAAGAATCATTTAATGAAGGATAATCCATATGTCGAAAGGTTCTAA
- a CDS encoding DUF4149 domain-containing protein: MKSLLKKHVLLSLIFGVCLSWFFATVFIDFIAAPSIFRNVSSLKEAGTLGGIIFTSFNIIEMIFAILLIIAAFLYKKKGKASMVMKFIALTTLVLAIVYTTKLSPGIRDSQIAKSNYTHTDEEYQVFEEKLRGYHNLYVRLDSYKLLALLTMCGISLTSLMRLESKEGEA; the protein is encoded by the coding sequence ATGAAATCACTACTAAAGAAACACGTATTATTAAGTTTAATTTTTGGCGTCTGCCTTTCATGGTTTTTTGCAACCGTCTTTATCGACTTCATTGCAGCTCCAAGTATTTTTAGAAATGTTAGCTCTCTAAAAGAAGCAGGAACTCTTGGTGGAATTATCTTCACATCGTTCAATATTATTGAAATGATTTTTGCTATTCTTTTGATCATCGCAGCTTTTCTTTATAAGAAAAAAGGGAAGGCTTCAATGGTGATGAAGTTTATTGCCCTAACAACACTTGTCTTGGCCATCGTTTATACAACTAAACTATCACCAGGTATTCGCGACTCTCAGATTGCAAAATCAAATTACACTCACACTGATGAAGAGTATCAGGTGTTTGAAGAGAAGCTTAGAGGTTATCATAATCTCTATGTACGACTTGATAGTTATAAACTTCTAGCTCTTCTTACAATGTGCGGAATTTCACTAACGAGTCTAATGCGTTTAGAGAGCAAAGAAGGTGAGGCGTGA
- the tatC gene encoding twin-arginine translocase subunit TatC: MGLIDHLEELRSALIKILIIILISFVACYAYGDLIQEVLLKPLRDALGDFGGGKVVYLGLLDKVLSQFQVAFYSSVILSCPLWFYQVWKFISPGLYDHEKKAVRPFLIIGLFLFAIGVSFGYFIVFPLTFQTLMGFGVQNVEATIGLKDYLVLSSKVLVFLGLIFQLPNVLLILGFMGLVTKQSLANMRRYVYVGFAVVSAMLTPPDVITMMGLWLPLVVLFELGILAVALIVHPYLSRHHMK, encoded by the coding sequence ATGGGTTTAATTGACCATTTAGAAGAGTTACGCTCTGCACTTATAAAGATATTAATCATAATTTTGATATCTTTCGTGGCCTGCTACGCCTATGGTGACCTCATCCAGGAAGTTCTTTTGAAGCCTCTGCGAGATGCTCTTGGTGATTTTGGAGGGGGAAAGGTTGTCTATCTTGGACTACTTGATAAGGTTCTTTCTCAATTTCAAGTAGCATTTTACTCAAGTGTTATTCTTTCTTGTCCTCTTTGGTTTTATCAGGTTTGGAAATTTATCTCTCCAGGTCTCTATGATCATGAAAAAAAGGCCGTTAGGCCATTTCTTATTATTGGGCTCTTCCTGTTTGCTATAGGCGTAAGCTTTGGCTACTTCATCGTTTTTCCACTAACATTTCAAACCCTCATGGGCTTTGGTGTACAAAATGTTGAAGCAACAATCGGTCTAAAAGATTACCTCGTTCTTTCAAGTAAGGTTCTTGTTTTCCTTGGCCTTATTTTTCAACTACCAAATGTACTTCTTATTTTAGGCTTTATGGGCCTAGTAACAAAGCAGTCCCTAGCTAATATGAGACGTTATGTTTATGTTGGCTTCGCTGTCGTTTCTGCTATGTTAACTCCTCCTGATGTCATTACAATGATGGGACTTTGGCTGCCGTTAGTCGTACTTTTTGAACTGGGTATTTTAGCTGTTGCGTTAATTGTTCACCCATATCTTTCTCGTCATCACATGAAATAG
- a CDS encoding (2Fe-2S)-binding protein, with translation MNTSLIAPDLKINDPCRVELRFSKLNEVREYFVESDDSALKDVIMTILEKTKNTKSQLILEIEKALSENSSHSLELFSFFKEVLNYFSPNQLMAIDTTNTLCRCFGVSRQEVAALIERGASDPLTITNLSKAAGGCGSCLADIVPMFKSNREEKVIPAVTFNGFKKDKIAGKRPYQFLLEDIYPMVEKLGKISVEGLIGHHLYVIGDEQTPEAQDFISKVSSLDSQLSVFFI, from the coding sequence GTGAATACAAGCCTAATTGCACCAGATTTAAAAATTAATGATCCTTGTCGAGTTGAGCTTAGGTTTTCTAAGCTCAATGAAGTAAGAGAGTACTTTGTTGAAAGTGATGATAGTGCACTAAAAGATGTCATCATGACGATTCTTGAAAAGACGAAGAATACAAAGTCACAACTAATACTTGAAATCGAAAAAGCTCTAAGTGAAAATTCGAGTCATTCTCTTGAGCTATTTAGCTTCTTCAAAGAAGTTTTAAATTATTTCTCTCCTAATCAACTTATGGCCATTGATACGACAAATACACTTTGTCGCTGTTTTGGTGTTAGTCGCCAAGAAGTCGCAGCTTTAATTGAAAGGGGAGCAAGTGATCCTCTTACGATTACAAACCTGTCAAAGGCCGCTGGTGGCTGTGGTTCGTGCCTGGCCGATATTGTTCCGATGTTTAAATCAAATCGTGAGGAAAAGGTTATTCCTGCAGTTACCTTTAATGGTTTCAAAAAAGATAAGATTGCTGGAAAAAGACCATATCAATTTCTTTTAGAGGATATTTATCCAATGGTTGAAAAACTCGGAAAGATATCTGTCGAAGGCCTAATTGGTCACCACCTCTATGTCATTGGTGATGAACAAACTCCTGAGGCGCAAGATTTCATTAGTAAAGTCTCTTCGCTAGATTCTCAGCTTAGTGTATTCTTTATTTAG
- the map gene encoding type I methionyl aminopeptidase: MISIKSKREIELMRATSKLAASTLEYIEPFVKPGVSTEELNNLCHEYIIKNGAYPSPLNYHGFPKSVCTSLNEVVCHGIPSTKDVLKDGDILNIDVTTYLNKFHGDTNKTFLVGNVSDEVKKLVDVTYQCMMEGIKQVRPGGHIGDIGASIMEIAHDHGYGIVEDYCGHGIGREFHEDPQVVHVGKRGKGAEMKPGMTFTIEPMINLGTKDCKVLKDGWTVLTRDKKWSAQFEHTILVTEGGFEILTLRSYEVHP, encoded by the coding sequence ATGATATCGATCAAGTCGAAACGCGAAATTGAATTAATGAGAGCAACGTCGAAATTAGCGGCTTCTACTCTTGAGTATATTGAACCATTCGTAAAGCCAGGTGTAAGCACTGAAGAGCTTAATAATCTTTGTCACGAGTATATTATTAAAAATGGTGCGTATCCTTCGCCATTAAATTATCACGGTTTTCCAAAGTCGGTATGTACTTCACTTAATGAAGTCGTTTGCCACGGAATTCCAAGTACAAAAGATGTTTTAAAAGACGGTGATATATTAAATATCGACGTGACAACATACTTAAATAAATTCCACGGTGATACTAATAAGACTTTCTTAGTTGGTAATGTTTCTGATGAAGTGAAGAAACTTGTTGATGTAACTTACCAATGTATGATGGAAGGAATTAAGCAAGTTCGTCCAGGTGGCCATATTGGTGATATCGGTGCTTCAATTATGGAGATCGCACACGATCATGGATACGGTATTGTTGAAGATTATTGTGGACACGGTATTGGACGAGAATTCCATGAAGATCCACAAGTTGTTCACGTTGGAAAAAGAGGTAAGGGCGCAGAAATGAAGCCTGGTATGACTTTTACAATTGAGCCAATGATCAACCTTGGAACAAAGGATTGTAAAGTTCTTAAAGATGGTTGGACAGTTCTGACTAGAGATAAGAAATGGTCTGCCCAATTTGAACACACAATCTTAGTTACTGAAGGTGGCTTTGAGATTCTTACTCTTAGAAGTTACGAGGTTCATCCTTAA
- a CDS encoding YiiX/YebB-like N1pC/P60 family cysteine hydrolase: MKQIIAIFLLTVNVFYAHAQSKEDNRLFHSTMTQINEIQERINDTDYDPQKLGYNIRELEKLINASSDLVNVTIDYSKLIYRQSIDHKPIKGSDLSIIGNLMNTVALIMEKSSLYTVKDLSNKRSYSELEYAQIKVTNLLAKLNYVNLYLVTHNIFYEIKTIKKVTKEIIKILDNEKQVEILKQFTKIAKSEKFHEELQEDLRNFLDYHYYYLKLLNPDLTRGVVLVEKFEIEKHLLGKRLPAIEFSSIGDWFIEIFNRTTNFISGLFGNLVGKLRFRHGHMYANERALDYLETVLKPLDIIAEKTPFAATDFFIPGHFGHIAIYLGTEQKLKLAGLWNTPFIKKYHNDIRKGKTIVESIRPGSRLVSLEDFLEIDEITIIREKGILENKWAREMVSKVALEQLNKKYDFNFDVTTLDKVVCSEVPYHAYGHKRWPTSYILGRNTISPDEIIENAYRKGSGIEFVASIKANKKHQLFSITKKEMGDNLGFIYDESRDMFRKKIKSCQLIKVVDHDQRSTINGRYRTYKKCKTIKKDLIYSGF; the protein is encoded by the coding sequence ATGAAACAAATTATCGCCATTTTCCTCTTAACTGTGAACGTATTCTACGCTCATGCCCAGAGCAAAGAAGACAATAGGTTGTTCCATTCTACAATGACTCAAATCAATGAGATTCAAGAAAGAATAAACGATACTGACTATGACCCACAAAAGCTTGGGTACAATATTCGTGAGCTAGAAAAATTAATTAATGCAAGTAGTGATCTCGTAAATGTGACTATCGATTATAGCAAACTCATTTATCGACAATCAATTGATCATAAGCCAATAAAAGGTTCTGATTTATCAATCATTGGTAATCTAATGAATACAGTCGCACTCATTATGGAGAAATCGAGTCTTTATACTGTAAAAGACCTTTCTAATAAGCGCTCGTATTCTGAACTTGAGTATGCACAAATCAAGGTGACAAACCTACTTGCAAAACTAAACTACGTGAACCTCTACTTAGTAACTCACAATATTTTTTATGAAATCAAAACAATCAAAAAAGTTACGAAAGAGATTATTAAGATTCTCGACAATGAAAAACAAGTTGAGATTCTTAAGCAATTTACAAAAATTGCAAAGAGTGAGAAATTCCATGAGGAGTTACAAGAAGACCTTAGAAACTTTCTTGATTATCACTACTACTATCTAAAACTTTTAAATCCTGACCTAACAAGAGGTGTTGTTCTTGTAGAGAAGTTTGAGATCGAAAAACATTTACTTGGAAAGAGACTCCCTGCAATTGAATTTAGCAGTATTGGCGATTGGTTTATTGAAATCTTTAATCGTACGACAAACTTTATCTCAGGGCTATTTGGTAACCTTGTTGGAAAACTGCGTTTTCGCCATGGTCATATGTATGCTAACGAACGAGCACTTGATTACCTAGAGACGGTACTAAAGCCGCTAGATATTATTGCAGAAAAAACACCTTTTGCTGCAACAGACTTTTTTATCCCAGGACACTTTGGTCATATTGCCATTTATCTTGGTACAGAACAAAAGCTTAAACTAGCAGGACTATGGAATACACCATTTATTAAAAAGTATCATAATGATATTCGCAAAGGAAAAACAATTGTTGAGTCGATTCGACCAGGAAGTCGCCTTGTTTCCCTTGAAGACTTTTTAGAAATTGATGAAATCACAATTATTCGTGAAAAAGGAATTCTAGAAAATAAGTGGGCAAGAGAGATGGTGTCAAAGGTTGCACTAGAGCAACTTAATAAGAAGTATGATTTTAATTTCGATGTCACAACTCTTGATAAGGTCGTATGCTCAGAGGTTCCATACCATGCTTATGGACACAAGAGATGGCCAACAAGTTATATCTTAGGAAGAAATACTATTTCTCCAGATGAAATTATCGAAAATGCTTATCGTAAAGGATCGGGTATTGAATTTGTTGCCTCAATTAAGGCCAATAAGAAACATCAGCTATTTAGCATTACTAAAAAAGAAATGGGAGATAATCTTGGTTTTATCTACGATGAATCAAGAGATATGTTCAGAAAGAAGATAAAGTCATGTCAGTTAATTAAAGTTGTTGATCATGATCAGCGCTCAACGATAAATGGCCGTTATCGCACTTATAAGAAGTGTAAAACGATCAAGAAAGACTTAATTTACAGCGGATTCTAG
- a CDS encoding D-isomer specific 2-hydroxyacid dehydrogenase family protein, which yields MNYYFYRPEISSYQGEAFRVKERQSLGQLGIKCVDTPIEIPEGESVIVISTSYTNNESIVKSLEHANIVLWIHPNSGYDNFSLEFVKSAKFPIVLGNEIRANAVAQFYLQALLNHQGQIPYRRQWDEARSYNRELLHTKKTLIIGRGPIGARLGNALETLNVKVSYYDPYQNKQQNNKYLKEELTKSDIIIMACSLNKTSYHILNEEMFALLKKDTLIMNAARGKLIEQQALINFLSNNKDAHAIIDVFEKEPIDFNQFKQLSNITLSSHIAGVYKGINDAIIKFEKRVIRDYLHDQDLDLYKTALLSSRVKGDFLI from the coding sequence ATGAACTATTACTTTTATCGACCAGAAATTTCGAGCTATCAAGGTGAGGCCTTTCGCGTTAAAGAAAGGCAGTCACTAGGCCAACTTGGTATCAAGTGCGTGGACACACCTATTGAGATCCCAGAGGGCGAAAGCGTCATTGTTATCTCAACGAGCTATACGAATAATGAGAGTATTGTTAAATCACTAGAGCACGCCAATATTGTCCTCTGGATTCATCCAAACTCGGGCTATGATAACTTCTCACTTGAGTTTGTGAAAAGTGCAAAATTCCCAATTGTTTTAGGAAATGAGATTAGAGCAAATGCAGTAGCGCAATTCTACCTTCAAGCATTACTCAATCATCAAGGACAAATTCCTTACAGACGCCAATGGGATGAAGCACGAAGCTATAATCGAGAGCTCTTGCACACAAAGAAAACTCTAATCATCGGACGTGGACCAATTGGTGCAAGACTTGGCAATGCTCTTGAAACATTGAATGTAAAAGTTAGCTATTACGATCCATACCAAAATAAGCAGCAAAATAACAAATACCTAAAAGAAGAACTGACAAAGTCAGATATCATCATCATGGCATGTTCATTGAATAAGACTTCTTACCATATTCTTAATGAAGAGATGTTTGCTTTATTAAAAAAAGACACTCTCATTATGAATGCGGCCAGAGGAAAATTAATTGAGCAACAGGCCTTAATAAACTTTCTAAGTAATAATAAAGATGCTCATGCAATTATCGACGTCTTTGAGAAAGAGCCAATAGACTTTAATCAATTTAAGCAACTTTCTAATATAACTCTAAGTTCCCATATTGCAGGAGTGTACAAGGGAATTAACGATGCTATTATAAAGTTTGAAAAGCGTGTGATTCGTGATTACCTACACGATCAAGACCTTGACCTTTACAAGACAGCACTACTAAGCTCTCGTGTTAAAGGCGATTTTTTAATTTAA